The Cellulosilyticum sp. I15G10I2 genome contains the following window.
TTAGTAACCTTGGTATCTTTTTCTATAGTAATTACATCTGGATGGGTATTCGCTTGTATCATATGACATGAAGGACATGTACCACATGGGATATTCTCTTTCTTATTTTCACATAAAATATACTTTGTAAGCTCCATTGCAAAAGTATTTTTGCCTACCCCATAAGGACCTTCAAATATATAGCTATGTGATAATTTGTTTTTATCAAGCGTTTTTAGAAAATATGCCTTTGCATCTTCATTGCCTATAATATTTTTAAATTCTTCCATTTTATCTCCTTGCCCCCAAGATGAAACTTCCTATTTCATAACAAAAATGTTCGTGTATTCACGAACATCTAAGTAACAATATCTAGAAGTAATCCTTGTATTTCTCCAACTCTATCTAATAGATCTATTTGATTTTTTTCTGAGCTTATAAGCTCCTTCGCAAGAGCATCCAGCTTTTCATTAATCACTCTAACAATACCATAAACTCTATGTCTGCCTCTTTTATCTAAGAAATTATCTCTTGAAAACTTATGAGAGTTTACAACTACCTCATTAATAAAGTTTGATATCATACTTCTATATGTCTTTAAATCTCTGATATCCATATGCTCAGATAATTTATTGCCTTGAGCTGTAATGCCTTCTATCATTTCTTTTATTTTATCATGAAGATCAGATTCTTCAATTTGACTAAGCAGCGTAAACTTAAATCCTTTATCTACCTTAATATCTTGGGAACCAGGCAATTCTCTTAAAGTAGGCATTTGTATATTATTTACTTGTATATTCGCCATAAAAATCCCCCAATTATACTATGTTTATTATTATTTACCATATCCGTATATCTTTAAACCATTTAAGACC
Protein-coding sequences here:
- a CDS encoding YaaR family protein; the encoded protein is MANIQVNNIQMPTLRELPGSQDIKVDKGFKFTLLSQIEESDLHDKIKEMIEGITAQGNKLSEHMDIRDLKTYRSMISNFINEVVVNSHKFSRDNFLDKRGRHRVYGIVRVINEKLDALAKELISSEKNQIDLLDRVGEIQGLLLDIVT